The genomic window CAAGGCAACGCAGTCAGGAAATCTATGAAAAGATACAGGCTGGAGAAGATTTTGGAGAACTGGCGGCTCAATTTTCCGACGACAGGTCGTCTGGGCGACGTAATGGAGAGATGCCACCTTTTACCTCGAACCGTATGGTTCCAGAGTTTATCAAAGCCATTCATAATCTTAACTCAGCAGGACAAATTTCGGAACCAATCCGCACCCAATATGGCTGGCATATAATCAAGCTTATTGAAAAGACCCCTCCAGGCTCTTTTGAGGATGTTGCCCTGGAACTAAAAAACAGGATCTCACGCGATAGCAGGTCAGAACTTAGCCAGGAAGTTGTGATTGAGCGGCTGAAAGATGAATATCATTTTCAGGAGGATCATCAGGCACTTGAAGGAGTCATTAAGGTTGTGGATGAAACCATATTTGAAAGAAAGTGGGACCCCACCAAAGCAAATGGATTAAATGACGATTTGTTTTCATTTGCTGGACAAAATTACACCCAACAGGATTTTGCTCAATACCTTGAGCAAAGTCAGGGAATGCGAACTCCTGAAGCCATAGGGACATATGTGGGGGCCATGTATAACAACTTTGTCAATGAACAAATCCTAGCTTTTGAGGATAGCAGATTGGAGGAAAAATATCCTGAATTTAAAGCCATCATGAAGGAATACCATGATGGGATTTTGCTTTTCGAACTAACGGATAAACTGGTATGGACTAAGGCTGTTGAAGACAGCCTTGGGTTACAAAAATTTTTGGAGGAGCACCAGGAAGATTATATTTGGCCTGACCGTTTGGATGCCACCATTTATACTTTCCCCGATCAGCGCATTGCCAAACGGGCCCGTCGTGAAATTGTAAGAGCCGAACGGAAGGGATTGGATTATACCCAGGTGCTTGAGAAAATTAATCCGGAGTCTTCCCTGGATGTTACTGCCCGGAAGGGAATCTTTTTACAAGAGGAAGAAGAATTGATTGGGCTTACACACTGGGAACCAGGTGTTGGTAAGCTTTTCGAGTGGAAAGGTCAATTTGTAATTGTTCATGTCCACGATGTTATCCCTTCTCAGCCCAAAAA from Bacteroides sp. includes these protein-coding regions:
- a CDS encoding peptidylprolyl isomerase, with protein sequence MKNLKAVISISFLLLFFHPGVMAKMQNNDPVLIQINDRSVTLSEFESAYRKNNLNMQVADPKSVEEYLELYINFNLKVLEAINLGMDTNTVFQRELAGYREQLAKPYLTDQEVTDHLLQEAFERMQFDIRASHILVNVGQHSSPEDTLAAWERISSIRDRIINGEPFEKVAREESDDPSARDQASTATRPAMRGNGGDLGYFTVLDMVYPFETAAYNTLVGEVSAPVRTSFGYHIIQVTDRLPAMGRAHVAHIMTIFPPGSDTDTQEEARQRSQEIYEKIQAGEDFGELAAQFSDDRSSGRRNGEMPPFTSNRMVPEFIKAIHNLNSAGQISEPIRTQYGWHIIKLIEKTPPGSFEDVALELKNRISRDSRSELSQEVVIERLKDEYHFQEDHQALEGVIKVVDETIFERKWDPTKANGLNDDLFSFAGQNYTQQDFAQYLEQSQGMRTPEAIGTYVGAMYNNFVNEQILAFEDSRLEEKYPEFKAIMKEYHDGILLFELTDKLVWTKAVEDSLGLQKFLEEHQEDYIWPDRLDATIYTFPDQRIAKRARREIVRAERKGLDYTQVLEKINPESSLDVTARKGIFLQEEEELIGLTHWEPGVGKLFEWKGQFVIVHVHDVIPSQPKKLEEIRGILIADYQNFLEKQWVESLRRKYDIVVNRELLEELEF